One Acidobacteriota bacterium DNA segment encodes these proteins:
- a CDS encoding TonB-dependent receptor yields MTRLNGLLTTAVLVGCAAPAAHAQPASAPVQEAVVQVARAGQGSLHGIVNDDHGAAIAGATVSAIGETMVFAVTDRKGRFGFNSLPAGRYLLRAHRAGFSLPEKEYVHVRPIARIVRTLELRRAESIATAGTEPHILAAGLAGEAPGTPVDPAGEPAVVDSPHPHTEAAWRLRHARRSVLKDASDVVTLGEDGAGDFSRGAPAFASLFAALPFSGEINLLTTSAFDRSSGLLAGGLPRGVTYVQLGGGDADSAGWTVQAAVSQGDVSSWIVAGSFAARGPRAHAFDMGVSYGAQEYQGGNPAALAVRSDGSRRVGAAYAYDNWAISPYVHLAYGARLARYDYVSRDDLWSPRVALAVNVARNTHVRAAVSQRFRAPGAEELLPSQTGGPWLPPERTFSPLPGEDFRAERIHAIELTLEREFQSGVVAVRRFFESVDDQLVTIFGASSRPGERTDVGHYLVGSVGAVDSDGWGVKLSTPASKRFRGAVDYSLTRARWTSPDTIVLERIAPVALRPEREDVHDIATSVEADISETATRVFFFYRVSTGYAEDELSALGARFDLQVRQALPFMPFRGSEWQVLVGIRDLFRDPLDGASSTYDELLVIRPPKRVIGGVQVKF; encoded by the coding sequence ATGACACGCCTGAACGGGCTGCTCACGACCGCCGTGCTCGTTGGCTGCGCGGCGCCGGCTGCACACGCGCAGCCCGCGTCCGCGCCCGTGCAGGAGGCGGTCGTCCAGGTCGCGCGCGCCGGCCAGGGAAGCCTCCACGGAATCGTCAACGACGACCACGGAGCCGCCATCGCGGGGGCCACCGTCTCGGCCATCGGCGAGACGATGGTCTTCGCGGTCACCGATCGCAAGGGCCGGTTCGGCTTCAACAGCCTGCCGGCCGGCCGCTATCTCCTCCGCGCGCATCGCGCGGGATTCTCGCTGCCCGAGAAAGAATACGTCCACGTGCGCCCGATCGCGCGGATTGTGAGGACGCTCGAGTTGAGGCGCGCAGAATCGATCGCGACGGCGGGGACCGAGCCGCACATCCTCGCGGCAGGACTCGCCGGCGAGGCGCCCGGTACGCCGGTCGACCCGGCCGGCGAGCCGGCCGTCGTGGATTCCCCGCACCCGCACACGGAAGCCGCCTGGCGGCTGCGCCACGCCCGGCGCAGCGTGTTGAAGGATGCTTCCGATGTCGTGACGCTCGGCGAAGATGGGGCCGGCGATTTCAGCCGGGGCGCCCCCGCCTTCGCGTCGCTCTTCGCGGCGTTGCCGTTCTCCGGCGAAATCAACCTGCTGACGACCAGCGCATTCGATCGCTCATCCGGCCTTCTCGCCGGCGGCCTGCCGCGCGGCGTCACGTACGTGCAGCTCGGCGGCGGCGATGCGGACAGCGCCGGATGGACGGTGCAGGCCGCGGTCAGCCAGGGGGATGTGTCGTCCTGGATCGTGGCCGGCTCGTTCGCCGCGCGCGGCCCGCGTGCGCACGCCTTCGACATGGGCGTGTCGTACGGCGCGCAGGAATACCAGGGAGGCAATCCCGCGGCGCTGGCCGTGCGGTCGGACGGCAGCCGCCGCGTCGGCGCGGCCTACGCGTACGACAACTGGGCGATCTCGCCGTACGTGCATCTGGCCTACGGCGCACGGCTCGCGCGGTACGACTACGTGAGCCGCGACGACCTGTGGAGCCCGCGCGTGGCGCTCGCGGTGAACGTCGCGCGCAACACGCACGTGCGCGCCGCCGTCTCGCAGCGGTTCCGCGCGCCGGGAGCGGAGGAATTGCTCCCGTCGCAGACAGGCGGACCGTGGCTCCCGCCCGAGCGCACGTTCTCGCCGCTGCCCGGCGAGGACTTCCGCGCCGAGCGCATCCATGCGATCGAACTGACGCTCGAGCGTGAGTTCCAGAGCGGCGTGGTCGCGGTGCGGCGCTTCTTCGAGTCCGTTGACGACCAGCTGGTCACCATCTTCGGCGCGTCGAGCAGGCCCGGCGAGCGCACGGACGTTGGACACTATCTGGTCGGCAGCGTCGGCGCGGTCGATTCGGACGGGTGGGGCGTGAAGTTGAGCACGCCCGCGTCGAAGCGCTTCCGCGGCGCCGTTGACTACTCGCTCACGCGCGCGCGTTGGACGTCGCCGGATACAATCGTGCTCGAGCGCATCGCGCCCGTCGCGTTGCGTCCCGAGCGCGAAGACGTGCACGACATCGCGACGTCGGTCGAGGCGGACATCTCGGAAACCGCCACGCGCGTCTTTTTCTTCTACCGCGTCAGCACCGGTTACGCCGAAGACGAATTGAGCGCGCTCGGCGCGAGATTCGATCTGCAGGTGCGGCAGGCACTCCCGTTCATGCCGTTCCGCGGCAGCGAGTGGCAGGTGTTGGTCGGCATCCGCGACCTGTTCCGCGACCCGCTCGATGGCGCCTCGTCCACCTATGACGAGCTGCTCGTCATCCGGCCGCCCAAGCGTGTCATAGGCGGCGTGCAGGTGAAGTTCTAA
- a CDS encoding cyclase family protein gives MRLIENHTMILSAVRTRPAMPFIDISVPISSRVPTWPGNPPVVIEPVRRIAAGGSSNLSRLSLGTHTATHVDAPRHFLPDGAGADELRLCDLVGPCEVLDMGEAAPGQGVTAALLARVAGVTPLPRVLLKTRNAILWDGRPFSQEFVHLTPDAAEWLVTRGVRVVGIDYLSVERFKLPGAPVHHALLGAGVIIIEGLNLAHVAPGRYELICLPLLVEGADGAPARVILRK, from the coding sequence GTGAGATTAATCGAGAATCATACCATGATATTATCCGCGGTTCGGACCCGCCCTGCCATGCCATTCATTGATATTTCCGTCCCAATTTCCTCGCGCGTACCCACATGGCCGGGAAACCCGCCGGTGGTGATCGAGCCGGTCAGACGCATCGCCGCGGGGGGCTCATCCAACCTGTCCCGACTGTCACTGGGCACGCATACCGCGACGCACGTGGACGCACCTCGACACTTCCTCCCTGACGGTGCCGGAGCGGACGAGTTGCGGCTGTGTGACCTGGTCGGGCCTTGCGAGGTCCTCGACATGGGCGAGGCAGCGCCGGGCCAGGGGGTGACGGCCGCGCTCCTGGCGCGCGTTGCGGGCGTGACCCCGCTTCCACGAGTGCTGCTGAAAACCCGCAACGCTATCCTGTGGGACGGGCGCCCGTTCTCGCAGGAGTTCGTGCACCTCACGCCAGACGCCGCCGAGTGGCTGGTGACACGTGGTGTGCGCGTCGTCGGGATCGACTATCTTTCCGTGGAACGGTTCAAATTGCCGGGCGCGCCGGTGCACCACGCGCTGCTCGGCGCGGGCGTCATCATCATCGAGGGGCTCAATCTTGCCCACGTGGCGCCGGGACGGTACGAGCTCATTTGTCTGCCGCTTCTGGTCGAGGGCGCTGACGGCGCGCCGGCGCGCGTGATACTGAGAAAGTGA
- the glgC gene encoding glucose-1-phosphate adenylyltransferase, with translation MDDTIVIVLAGGVGERLSPLTKERAKPAVYFGGPYRIIDFTLSNCINSGLRRIFIAMQYKSLSLSRHIRMGWSVVAEELGEFIEILHPQKRVHEHWYLGTADAVYQNLYSIEREAPRHVIVLAGDHVYKMDYAKMLRYHQEQNASVTIATIEVAREEASRFGIVQVDAQDRVTGFLEKPRPDVLPEGEDVLASMGIYIFEIDVLTRALEEDAGRQTSHDFGKDIIPSLIGRVPVSSYRFYDENKKAAKYWRDIGTLDAYFEANMDLCQVSPEFNLYDPEWPLRTYQGQAPPAKFVFADHGNRSGQALDSVISAGCIISGSQVAGCVLCPNVRVHSFCRIEQSILMPGVRVGRHARIRRAIIDRDVFIPRGALIGFDHEEDRRRHTVTEKGVVIVTREDEPFIGDISEEALRVEAEADRRGAEGR, from the coding sequence CTGGACGACACCATTGTCATCGTGCTCGCGGGGGGCGTCGGCGAGCGCCTCTCTCCGCTGACGAAGGAGCGCGCGAAGCCGGCGGTGTATTTCGGCGGGCCGTACCGGATCATCGACTTCACGCTGAGCAACTGCATCAACTCCGGTCTGCGTCGGATCTTCATCGCGATGCAGTACAAGTCGCTCTCCCTCAGCCGCCACATCAGGATGGGATGGAGCGTGGTGGCCGAAGAGCTCGGCGAGTTCATCGAGATCCTGCACCCGCAGAAGCGGGTGCACGAGCACTGGTACCTCGGCACGGCGGACGCGGTGTACCAGAACCTGTACTCCATCGAGCGCGAGGCGCCGCGGCACGTCATCGTGCTGGCCGGCGACCACGTCTACAAGATGGACTACGCGAAGATGCTCCGCTACCACCAGGAGCAGAACGCGTCGGTGACCATCGCGACGATCGAGGTGGCGCGCGAGGAGGCGTCGCGCTTCGGCATCGTCCAGGTGGACGCGCAGGATCGGGTCACGGGCTTTCTCGAGAAGCCCCGGCCCGACGTTCTGCCGGAAGGGGAAGACGTCCTGGCGTCGATGGGGATCTACATCTTCGAGATCGACGTGCTGACGCGCGCGCTGGAGGAAGACGCGGGACGGCAGACCTCGCACGATTTCGGCAAGGACATCATCCCGTCGCTCATCGGCCGGGTGCCGGTGTCCTCGTATCGCTTCTATGACGAGAACAAGAAGGCCGCGAAGTACTGGCGCGACATCGGCACGCTCGACGCCTACTTCGAAGCGAACATGGACCTGTGCCAGGTGAGCCCGGAGTTCAACCTGTACGACCCGGAGTGGCCGCTGCGGACCTACCAGGGCCAGGCACCGCCGGCGAAGTTCGTCTTCGCGGACCACGGCAACCGCAGCGGGCAGGCGCTCGATTCGGTGATCTCGGCCGGCTGCATCATCTCGGGGAGCCAGGTCGCGGGTTGCGTGCTGTGCCCCAACGTACGGGTCCACAGCTTCTGCCGCATCGAGCAGAGCATCCTCATGCCCGGGGTGCGCGTCGGCCGGCACGCGCGGATCCGCCGGGCGATCATCGATCGTGACGTCTTCATTCCGCGTGGCGCACTGATCGGGTTCGACCACGAAGAAGATCGCCGCCGGCATACTGTGACGGAGAAGGGCGTCGTCATCGTCACGCGCGAGGACGAGCCGTTCATCGGCGACATTTCAGAGGAGGCGCTGCGCGTCGAGGCGGAAGCGGACCGCCGCGGCGCGGAGGGCCGATGA